CATGGAGAGGGGCATGAGGCCGGTCAGCTCACGGTGGCTTGCAAAGATTGCGGCGGCTTATGACGTGCCGGAAGCCGCTATTTTAGAGGACGACGGCGCTAGCCTTTCGCCTTCCGATCTGGCGCGGGAGCAGGCTCTGGCGCAGTTTCTTGAGCTGACGCCGGAAGCCCAGGCGGATGTCCTGGCCCTGATGCGGCACATGCCGAAGCGAGCGAAATAAGGACCAGAATCCTATTTCTGTCTCTTCGCCCCGATCGCCCTACGACCAGGCCATCAGCGAGGCCTTCAACCTCCGGCGACAGCTCGGCGATCACGGGCCGATCGATAGCCTGATCTGGAAGCCTAAGTGGATGCGCCGCCGCACCTTCGACCGGAAGGTCGATCGGATCGACAGGGTTGAGGCGAGGCTCAACTCCCGCCTGTGGCGGCTCATGGAGCAGCGTCAAGCGAGGCGGTCTGTCTAGAGCGGAATTAGCGCATTGTAGCGCATACTAGTCCGCGAGGCGGCGTTTGGCGCGCCGGCGAAAAGGGGAGTAGCGAGATGGGCGACGTAACGATTTGGCAGTGGCTGGTCACACTGACCATGATTGGCTGCACAATCTGGTTCTTGGTGTCGACTGCGAAGCTCCTGTCAGCGGCTGGCTTATCGGCGGCCTGGGTGGTGCTCGTCATCGTCCTTCCCT
Above is a genomic segment from Bosea sp. NBC_00550 containing:
- a CDS encoding helix-turn-helix domain-containing protein, with the translated sequence MLGSRLKRWRKGAGLTLEQVAEKIGTSKGHLSDMERGMRPVSSRWLAKIAAAYDVPEAAILEDDGASLSPSDLAREQALAQFLELTPEAQADVLALMRHMPKRAK